The Magallana gigas chromosome 6, xbMagGiga1.1, whole genome shotgun sequence genome includes the window ggcctcaccctaccctgGACGACTATTattcaaacaaacttgaatctatatgatctggggatgcttccactcaaatttgagctttcctggccttttAGATATTTTCtctctacactacctgagaatgcttccactcaaatttgagctttcctggcctaatagtttttatgaagaagatttttaaagattttctctatatattcctatgtaaaacatgatccccctattgtggcgccaccctacccccggggaccatgatttgaacaaaaatatgaatctacacttcctgaggatgcttccattttaatttgagcttttctggcctaatagtttttgagaagaagatttttaaagattttctctatatattcctatgtaaaacatgatcccccaattgtggccccaccctacccccgggaactataatttgaacaaactagaatcttcactacctgaggatgtttccattttaatttgagcttttctggcccaatagtttttctctatatattcctatgtaaaacatgatcccccaattgtggccccaccctacccccgggaactataatttgaacaaactagaatctacactacctgaggatgttttcattttaatttgagcttttctggcccaatagtttttgagaagaagatttttaaagattttctctatatattcctatgtaaaacatgatccccctattgtggccccaccctacccccggggaccatgatttgaacaaacttgaatctacactacctgatgatgcctccacacaagtttaagcttttcaggccgaatagtttttgagaagaagatttttgaaaaataccaacaaattttcaataattctcaattgtctcccctttaaagagggtgtggcacttcatttgaacaaacttgaatccccttcacctagtggtgctttgtaacaaatttggttgaaatgtgccaagtggttcttgagaagaagatgaaaatgtgaaaagtttacaacgacaacgacgacaacgacgacagacaacggccaaattgtgatcagaaaagctcactcaggtgagctaaaaaaattgttaatataatTTAACTTTGGTCTCCTATTGCTAAAAAGCACATCGACCTGACCTTTTTATCTGAATTAAATCGCGGATTCATGCTATGCTTAAAAAACATGCACAATGCCTAAAACATGTAGAAGAAAATCCGTTTACAATGTAAGTACGATGATAAATTGTTATTATATAAAACGACCCCTTCATAAACTGTCCATGCATAATGGGTTTCTTAAACCAATAGACATGATTTTATTTAGTGTCCGGAATAAGTTAAGTAATGActacgaaaaaaatattttaaactcatttttaaggaaaaaaaggCCACTTGTATCATTCCTCAAACGTATTTGAAACCGTCTTGGCTGGGCTCTTCCTGAAAGATAATCAATCAGCATGCtagaaaaaagattaaatagGCTTTTGTTCATCTTTTAGTTATTTCTTAATCATTCTATAGTTATCTTCTATAGTTATCTGTCCTTATGTCTGTCTAGTTCTCTTAGCCGTTTGCTTAGTCTCTTGCACTCATGTTATAAATTGGTGCTTACAAATTTTGCTGTTTTTTAAGTTCTCTCCTTGGGCCTTTGATGCCTATGCATTtattcttgttttcttttttttcattttaatataccGTTACTATATTCTCAACATGTTTGCCAAGTGTTCTTTCTTTAAATTCTACGTCTGTTTGTTTCAATTAcctatttagtttattttttttatattttaccatTTGTTCTGGTCGAATTCTGTACAAAACTTACCATATCGATGCTATTTCCGTAACATTTACGCAGAGGGAGCCTCAGATTTGAAATGGTGAGTTCATGGATATACTCAACTGTTATTCGAATTGTATAAACTTTAGACATTTTGTCATTCAACACTGTGACATCCATTTGTTGCAGttctgtaaatttttcctgATGCTAGAATTGAACAGAAAatggtaaaaattattttagagtAAAAGTTCCTCGCTACAATatccattttttcttaaaattaaagcGATTAAATActcataaaaatacacaatatagttaatgtaatatatatgtatttccgTCTCTGAAAACTGTTTGCAAATTGCAGATAAAAGCGCAATATTCAGTAGTGTTGAATTTTAACATCAGATGCCTATTAATAGACACGATTGTTGATAGAACTTTCCAGATAACTCTCAGAATGAGCTAACAAAGAACGCAGGCCGACCAATTGACATCATGATTGTGTAGGAaacattaaatattgatttggCACTCTAACTGTATATGAAATCTTTCTGGATAAATATACTAATACATTGGGGCGTTGCATCAGTAGGGGGGATATATTTTGGACAGTGTTAAGGTGGTTCGTATCAacaatgcattatttaattgataaataaagatttttgaaaaataattttacaaaaaaatgacaaacaaaatggtgaagaattttatttttgaaatgattttaaatcgGAATCGGTTCAAATTAAAtaagttggattttttttccaacattTTTCATCGTTTCAATTCCTGTAAGATATCATTGTTTGAGAGGAGTTTGATGTGAATATTTGTTATTCTGCAGATTTTATTCATGgataaaatcttaaattaaCTCAAACCAAATTTGAATCTCTACGTTCTTTTACTTGCAACCAATATTTTTCACCTCGTGAAAATACAAGacacatttcaaaaatatataattacgTGCATATATCCGTCTTTGAACAATTAAACTTGTTTCAGAAATGATATCTAACGatcagtaaaacaaaattttggtgTGAAATTCCACCTTCAAAATTATAGTtatatttgacaataaataaatatgcaatTGAGGTATGACGTTTCAAGAATAGATAAtgcaaaaacagaaaatattttcatttgcaaCATAAACGgtcaaaagttttaaaatattggtaaagaaaatattggaaggaaatttgaacagagtatacacaaaaaatatgcaaaataaaaatacggTTCATCATACAAAGCCCATTGAATGTTTCTGCGCTTGTGCAGGATATCATGTAGTTCTAGTTAAATCTGAAACTAAATGACATAAATTTACATAACTTCACATCATTGTCTTTTTTGGTggtatgtttatatataatactaacctttttgatcaataaattgtTTCTATCCCAGAACGTCACATTGACTTCTTTTGCTATCTTTAGAGTGAAAGACAATTTCGCAATGCTTGAAGACGTTTCTGGTAAAGTCATGTAGGCTCCTACCATTCCAGATTTTACTCCCGCAAACAGGATTCCCTGGGATGTTTTTAACATGTTGTATATAAACTTCGTAGGAATAGAACTCAGCGTTGAGAATGCAACGTAGGCCACTGCATGGCAAgctaaaattttaacaaaaaatcaattctatcgggaacaaaatacaatttagaaatatatgtgtgtatatatttgAACAGACAATGAATAGAAACATTTGTATCCATTGTGTAATTGTGTAAtggatttagattttttttaacaataacaaGAAATATAAGATATTATTCGTGACTTCAacacaatatttattattggTAATAAGATAATTTAATTTCGGTTTTAACACCTCATTTGATAGGCTAACAAATTAAGTTATATCGTATTACACAACTTACCTACGTCACAATACGACACGCGTTCAAAACGTATTAATCCGCATGCtgttacatttaaattttgtaaataatattacataataagatttcataaataaaattttataatttctttttttctaatattaGTAGAAGAAAATTAGATGATAATGAATGCATTTGTTATACAATTTTAACATACC containing:
- the LOC117689375 gene encoding uncharacterized protein — its product is MLKTSQGILFAGVKSGMVGAYMTLPETSSSIAKLSFTLKIAKEVNVTFWDRNNLLIKKHQEKFTELQQMDVTVLNDKMSKVYTIRITVEYIHELTISNLRLPLRKCYGNSIDMEEPSQDGFKYV